The sequence GAAGCAGACTATGAGAAAAAGATAGATGCATGCAAGCAGAAAACTGAGGTGGCATATTCAGAGGTTGTTGCTGATGAAGAAATAGACCTTCTTCAAAGAGAACTTGATGGAGTCATTGAAACAGAAAGTTTGTTTATGGAGGAGTTAAGATAAGTACACATTCAGTTGCATCTGCTCTCGCAGATTATTGATTTTAGGATGACTGGCAATGGTTAGTGATTTGGTTCTCTTTTGCTTCAACACAGTGGTCACTGACGAGATTAATGATTTAGAACGCCAAAGGATTGCTCATCAGGAGAAAAGGCGAATTTCAAAGAGACACAAGCAAGATGAGTTCAGAAAACTGTGAGTATTTAGAAGTTTGATGCAAACATTATATGGATTCTTTCTCTTGGAAAAATACTATTCAAAGTTTATGCATTCATCAAATTAGTGGTCACTGCAGTTGTACCGGTCATGAAATGAATTGTTTTGACAATTCATATCCAGTCAATGAAACGTTTTTTCTCTTATCTACAGGAGGGAGCTTTCCATGCTTGCTTCTGtcacaaatattatacctaagaGGCTGGAAGATCAGTCAAGTGTTTTGGGCTGTATCCTACTCTTAAAACATCTTATTTATTACATACACATGCATATTCattcatttgtttgttcaGTACTGTAATCACCTTGTTTTCCTTAAGCCAAATAATTACAGCTATTGTGGATGGTGATACCAAAACGCATCAGAAGTTTGAATTTGATCTGACAAAGATGACGGCCTTCGAAACATGTAATAGCATTTGGA comes from Prunus dulcis chromosome 6, ALMONDv2, whole genome shotgun sequence and encodes:
- the LOC117631644 gene encoding kinetochore protein SPC24 homolog, translated to MGEASVKIDLEKLILYSDDLVGFLKDKKDLNNLEHSLQHSKALRSSCDADFNEVQNLLQDYEKKIDACKQKTEVAYSEVVADEEIDLLQRELDGVIETESLFMEELRVVTDEINDLERQRIAHQEKRRISKRHKQDEFRKLRELSMLASVTNIIPKRLEDQSSVLGSIVDGDTKTHQKFEFDLTKMTAFETCNSIWKMIS